In the Chryseobacterium sp. MYb264 genome, one interval contains:
- the ftsZ gene encoding cell division protein FtsZ, translated as MENIGTQGFSFDLPKGNSSIIKVIGVGGGGNNALKHMYEKGIYGVDFVICNTDAQTLDNNPVANKVQLGTTITEGLGAGADPEVGEKSAIESIEDIKAAMGQNTKMVFITAGMGGGTGTGAAPVIAKVAKDMGILTVGIVTVPFSFEGKRRLEQAENGLDKLRNNVDSLIVINNDKLRQQFGNLGFKQGFSKADEVLTNAAKGMAEVITGYFDVNIDFRDAKSVLQNSGTALMSTGIASGENKAEEAVRKALDSPLLNDNKITGAKNVLLLIRSGAEEVTMDEIGIIMDHIQKEAGNTADIIFGVGADEELGDSVSVLVIATGFSNDNKKFAGPTEKIKISLNDSFDSPKASPFKTREERQTTGSHDFGGKNLFRLDDEENDTHHYGAAASAEKKMIIEQEERRAEIKFTDREEDAQSWKNQEENEESYSLFTSEDDIDDPNDLEIESFKFDFDNKKDEPQSNSFNNSYSQEKPVEFSFFVNEPTRNEPKSDFGQPKAELATAGEVNQLTEEPLQKVEHFFQHLKEEPVAETKPQTEAQKTEEEFTFVNKTVDQERVIERRNKLKEFNSRYQNFDSTSEFESIPAFKRKNISIEGTNASDQNINTYLSDNDGNMQIRENRFLNKDVD; from the coding sequence ATGGAAAATATAGGTACACAAGGATTTTCATTTGATTTGCCAAAGGGAAATTCATCGATCATCAAAGTTATCGGTGTAGGTGGCGGTGGAAACAACGCGCTGAAGCACATGTACGAGAAAGGAATTTACGGGGTAGACTTCGTAATTTGTAATACGGATGCTCAAACTCTAGATAATAACCCGGTTGCCAACAAAGTACAGTTGGGAACCACCATTACAGAAGGTCTTGGTGCAGGTGCCGATCCGGAAGTAGGTGAAAAATCTGCTATCGAAAGCATCGAAGACATCAAAGCTGCAATGGGGCAAAACACCAAAATGGTATTCATCACTGCCGGAATGGGTGGTGGTACAGGTACCGGTGCTGCTCCTGTAATCGCTAAGGTGGCAAAAGACATGGGAATTCTTACCGTGGGTATTGTTACCGTTCCTTTTAGTTTTGAAGGTAAAAGAAGATTAGAACAAGCGGAAAACGGTCTTGATAAATTAAGAAATAATGTTGATTCACTTATTGTAATCAATAATGATAAACTAAGACAACAATTCGGAAATCTAGGATTCAAACAAGGATTCTCAAAGGCCGATGAAGTGTTGACAAATGCTGCTAAAGGAATGGCAGAAGTTATTACAGGTTACTTTGATGTCAACATTGACTTTAGAGATGCTAAATCTGTGCTTCAGAATTCCGGTACAGCGTTGATGTCTACAGGTATTGCTTCCGGCGAAAATAAAGCAGAAGAAGCGGTAAGAAAGGCATTAGACTCACCTCTATTGAATGACAACAAAATTACGGGCGCGAAAAACGTTCTATTGTTGATCAGAAGTGGTGCTGAAGAAGTAACGATGGACGAGATCGGTATCATTATGGACCACATCCAGAAAGAGGCAGGAAACACCGCGGATATTATTTTCGGGGTGGGTGCTGATGAAGAATTAGGAGATTCTGTAAGCGTTCTTGTTATTGCAACAGGTTTTTCTAATGACAATAAAAAATTTGCCGGACCGACTGAGAAAATCAAAATTAGCTTAAATGATAGTTTCGATTCTCCAAAAGCTTCACCTTTCAAAACAAGAGAAGAAAGACAAACTACGGGATCTCATGATTTTGGAGGGAAAAATCTTTTCAGATTAGATGATGAAGAAAATGATACTCATCATTACGGAGCTGCTGCATCTGCAGAGAAAAAGATGATTATCGAGCAGGAAGAAAGAAGAGCTGAAATAAAGTTTACCGACAGAGAAGAAGATGCTCAAAGTTGGAAAAATCAGGAAGAAAACGAAGAGTCTTACAGTCTTTTCACTTCTGAAGATGATATAGATGATCCTAATGATCTTGAAATTGAATCTTTCAAGTTTGATTTTGATAATAAAAAAGATGAGCCACAATCGAATTCATTCAATAATTCTTATTCTCAGGAAAAGCCTGTGGAATTTAGTTTTTTTGTGAATGAACCCACAAGAAATGAGCCCAAATCTGATTTCGGGCAGCCTAAAGCAGAATTGGCAACAGCCGGTGAGGTAAATCAGCTAACAGAGGAACCGCTTCAGAAAGTAGAACATTTCTTTCAGCATTTGAAAGAAGAGCCTGTAGCAGAAACAAAACCTCAAACAGAAGCTCAGAAAACTGAAGAAGAATTCACGTTTGTGAATAAAACCGTTGATCAGGAAAGAGTCATTGAAAGAAGAAATAAATTAAAAGAATTCAATTCGCGTTATCAGAATTTTGACAGCACCAGTGAATTTGAATCGATCCCTGCATTCAAAAGAAAGAATATTTCTATTGAAGGAACCAATGCATCAGATCAGAATATCAACACCTATTTATCTGATAACGATGGAAATATGCAGATCAGAGAGAATAGATTTTTAAATAAAGACGTAGACTAA
- a CDS encoding endonuclease/exonuclease/phosphatase family protein produces MKVVRLILLVLHFGILFLLLCTLLNAYVPPKVFPWFNLLSLGFPVLIISYFLLIFFWIFSWKKRAFVFLFCSLAFINPIKRWINYSPESKETPDLKVISFNTKGAEFGQKNIEDYINSKNADVVLLQEDGDKDYKFGELKKSNLERMYIVSLFTKHKIVGHKILILGNYDDLNAYADQNDIEIKGKTYRFINLYLQPFKFEKKMVKLDGNSDEDKQKIKNVVKRLIPTFKMHQEQVAMIRKAIDASPYPVFVTGDFNSVPNSYEYYHLSEGLKDAFVESGRGSGTSFHDYKFPLRIDYIFTSPSIKPISYQVDRSVHLSDHFPVISTFYLQK; encoded by the coding sequence GTGAAAGTTGTTCGCCTGATACTTTTAGTTTTGCATTTTGGAATTTTATTTCTTTTGCTCTGTACGTTGCTGAATGCTTACGTTCCGCCAAAAGTATTTCCATGGTTTAATTTACTTTCATTAGGTTTCCCGGTTTTAATAATCTCCTATTTTCTCTTAATTTTTTTCTGGATATTTTCATGGAAAAAAAGGGCTTTTGTTTTTCTGTTCTGTAGTCTGGCATTCATTAATCCAATAAAAAGATGGATTAATTATTCTCCTGAAAGCAAAGAAACTCCTGATTTGAAAGTGATTTCTTTTAATACTAAAGGAGCAGAATTTGGACAAAAAAATATTGAAGATTATATTAACTCAAAAAATGCTGATGTTGTATTGCTTCAAGAAGATGGAGATAAGGATTATAAGTTTGGAGAATTAAAAAAATCCAACTTAGAGAGAATGTATATTGTTTCTTTATTTACGAAACATAAAATTGTTGGTCATAAAATTTTAATATTGGGGAATTATGATGATTTAAATGCCTATGCCGATCAAAATGATATCGAAATAAAAGGAAAAACTTATCGTTTCATCAATCTTTATTTACAACCATTTAAATTTGAAAAAAAGATGGTTAAGCTGGATGGCAACAGTGATGAAGATAAGCAAAAAATTAAAAATGTGGTGAAAAGACTGATTCCCACGTTTAAAATGCATCAGGAGCAGGTTGCGATGATCAGAAAAGCAATTGACGCATCACCTTATCCCGTTTTTGTTACGGGAGATTTCAACTCGGTTCCGAATTCCTACGAATATTATCATTTGTCTGAAGGTTTAAAGGATGCTTTTGTAGAATCGGGGCGTGGAAGCGGGACCAGTTTTCACGATTATAAATTTCCTTTGAGAATAGATTATATTTTTACTTCTCCTTCCATAAAACCAATTAGTTATCAGGTAGATCGCTCGGTGCACCTGTCAGACCACTTTCCGGTTATTTCCACTTTTTATCTTCAAAAATAG
- a CDS encoding YoaK family protein, protein MLRNYSNSRTLGDNIRLGTLTAFTAGTINIASLLIFLSFTSNVTGHYAILAAEISKGNWGQVAVVGLWIFLFFFGGFVSNFIVINFNKRSKYFAHAMPLILEIICLLFVGIYGQFYYQKTLEETEYLVALMLFATGLQNGLTASISNFSVKTTHLTGTTTDLGILVSMFTQKKFRKNGELVARAKLLSSIMFAYVLGAVFSGLTYYYLEFRVFYVISLCLLVVIGYDAYKIHIRHFNTQYRYSKIYKKPNILAYLYDKIHGIPEIKEKREKKRKLVFED, encoded by the coding sequence ATGTTAAGGAATTATAGTAACAGCAGGACTTTGGGAGACAACATCAGGTTGGGGACGCTGACTGCCTTTACGGCAGGTACTATAAATATAGCATCCCTATTGATATTCCTCTCTTTTACCTCAAACGTAACAGGGCATTACGCCATTTTAGCAGCGGAAATAAGTAAAGGAAACTGGGGGCAGGTAGCTGTTGTCGGGCTATGGATTTTCCTGTTTTTTTTCGGAGGCTTTGTGTCGAATTTTATTGTTATTAATTTCAATAAAAGAAGTAAATATTTTGCCCATGCAATGCCTTTAATCTTAGAAATCATCTGTCTATTGTTTGTCGGAATTTACGGGCAGTTTTATTATCAGAAAACTCTGGAAGAAACGGAATATCTGGTAGCACTCATGTTATTCGCAACCGGTTTACAGAATGGTTTAACGGCAAGTATTTCCAATTTTTCGGTGAAAACAACCCACCTTACAGGTACCACAACCGATTTGGGTATTTTGGTTTCCATGTTTACTCAGAAAAAATTCCGAAAGAATGGTGAATTGGTGGCAAGAGCAAAATTACTTTCGAGCATAATGTTTGCCTATGTTTTGGGTGCGGTTTTCTCGGGATTAACTTATTATTATCTTGAATTCAGAGTGTTTTATGTGATCAGTTTGTGCTTATTGGTTGTTATCGGATATGACGCTTATAAAATTCATATCAGGCACTTTAATACGCAATACAGATACAGTAAAATCTATAAGAAACCGAACATCCTGGCTTATCTGTATGATAAGATTCACGGTATTCCTGAAATTAAAGAAAAGCGGGAGAAAAAGAGAAAGCTTGTATTTGAAGATTAA
- a CDS encoding endonuclease/exonuclease/phosphatase family protein — MTFNVKYGSVGGWPTVKKYITDQNADIILVQEKDTNTSIKENLVKYPTVILKTKHKIVRQQELINDGSRGNSFYADIDINGKIVRVINVYLEPFRLHKSMMEFNGVSNETNKLGMIFSRLIPTFRAHEDQIKKIRKAVDGSPYPVILAGDFNSVPNSYEYYNLGKNLEDAFVKAGNGISTSFHEYSVPLRIDYIFTSSSIVPVSYKVDHSVKLSDHYPVIAEFLLN, encoded by the coding sequence TTGACCTTTAATGTGAAATATGGCAGCGTAGGAGGTTGGCCGACGGTAAAGAAGTATATTACAGATCAGAATGCGGATATTATTTTAGTTCAGGAGAAAGATACCAACACATCGATAAAAGAAAATCTCGTAAAATATCCCACAGTTATTCTGAAAACCAAGCATAAAATCGTCAGGCAGCAAGAACTTATTAATGACGGATCCAGAGGAAATTCTTTTTATGCAGATATCGATATCAACGGGAAGATTGTTCGGGTCATCAATGTATATCTTGAGCCTTTCAGGCTGCACAAATCAATGATGGAATTCAATGGAGTGTCGAATGAGACCAATAAATTAGGGATGATTTTTTCGCGTTTAATTCCGACTTTCAGGGCGCATGAAGATCAGATAAAAAAAATAAGAAAGGCCGTAGACGGCTCTCCCTATCCGGTTATCTTAGCCGGCGATTTTAATTCTGTGCCCAATTCCTATGAATATTATAATTTAGGAAAAAACCTGGAAGATGCTTTTGTTAAGGCAGGTAACGGGATATCTACCAGTTTTCATGAATACAGCGTTCCCTTGCGTATCGATTATATTTTTACTTCCAGTTCCATCGTCCCTGTAAGCTATAAAGTAGATCATTCTGTAAAATTATCAGATCACTATCCGGTAATTGCAGAATTTCTATTAAATTAG
- the mutL gene encoding DNA mismatch repair endonuclease MutL, with protein MSDIIQLLPDHVANQIAAGEVVQRPASIVKELLENSIDAEATKIELIIRDAGKNLIQVVDDGKGMSETDARMAFERHATSKIRGTEDIFKIATKGFRGEALASIAAVSQVELKTKQKNTEVGTNIYIEGGVFQFQDPVQTADGCNFLVKNLFYNVPARRKFLKNNNVEFRHVIDEFQRVALAHESLEFSLFHDDEAVFRLRKGSQMQRIVDIFGRKLQPLLIPIKEDIIWCKLHGFVAKPEGAKKTRGEQFLFVNGRYFKSPYFNKAVQEAFEGLLLPGYVPSFFLFLNLDPEKIDVNIHPQKTEVKFEDEHLIFALLRSTIKRSLGIYNVAPSLDFERDPELDSMMNSSPSKNNSSGGMIKMPEIIVDKDYNPFLEEREVAQAEFQNLTEMYHQNITAEPSKINLFEEEDFDEDLMRLPNGYWLFNKGDSTLMLDLGRMHRLVVAENNKSSKKTTTNSHSLLFSLEYHMNEIEHVKYKSFKKYLPGLGFETTTAHGNVLRIDAVPEGMKETQVIKFLENLFEILEYKTEEEFMQHYQNQWGKMNSKSRFDFIYKADAEQLIKDFTALGFPEFLPTGKRCFFEVPFNDFKNKF; from the coding sequence ATGTCAGATATTATTCAGCTTTTACCGGATCATGTAGCCAATCAAATAGCAGCAGGAGAGGTGGTGCAGAGGCCTGCATCCATTGTGAAAGAACTTTTGGAAAATTCCATAGATGCGGAGGCTACTAAAATAGAACTGATTATACGGGATGCCGGCAAAAATCTGATTCAGGTTGTAGACGATGGAAAAGGAATGTCTGAGACGGATGCGAGAATGGCGTTTGAAAGGCATGCTACTTCCAAGATCCGCGGGACTGAAGATATTTTTAAGATTGCTACCAAGGGATTCCGGGGGGAAGCTCTGGCTTCCATTGCAGCAGTCTCACAAGTAGAGCTGAAAACAAAACAGAAAAATACTGAAGTGGGAACCAATATCTATATTGAAGGGGGCGTTTTCCAGTTTCAGGATCCTGTACAAACGGCAGACGGGTGTAATTTTTTAGTTAAAAACCTCTTTTACAACGTTCCGGCAAGAAGAAAGTTTCTTAAAAATAATAATGTTGAATTCAGACATGTTATCGATGAATTTCAGCGTGTCGCTTTAGCGCATGAGAGTCTTGAGTTTTCACTTTTCCATGATGATGAGGCTGTTTTCAGGTTAAGAAAAGGAAGCCAGATGCAGCGTATTGTAGATATTTTCGGAAGAAAGCTACAACCCCTGTTGATTCCTATTAAAGAAGATATCATCTGGTGCAAGCTCCACGGATTTGTAGCCAAACCTGAAGGGGCAAAGAAAACCAGAGGCGAGCAGTTTCTTTTCGTAAACGGGAGGTATTTTAAAAGTCCGTATTTTAATAAAGCAGTTCAGGAAGCCTTTGAAGGTCTGCTTTTACCGGGATATGTGCCCTCTTTCTTTTTGTTTTTAAATCTGGATCCTGAAAAGATTGACGTTAATATCCATCCGCAAAAAACCGAAGTGAAATTTGAAGATGAGCATCTTATTTTTGCCTTACTTCGTTCAACCATAAAAAGGTCATTGGGAATCTATAATGTAGCACCAAGTCTTGATTTTGAAAGAGATCCGGAATTGGATAGTATGATGAATTCTTCACCAAGCAAAAACAACAGCAGCGGTGGAATGATTAAAATGCCTGAAATTATTGTTGATAAAGATTATAATCCGTTTTTGGAGGAAAGAGAAGTTGCACAAGCAGAATTTCAGAACCTTACGGAAATGTATCATCAGAATATCACAGCAGAACCATCTAAGATTAATTTGTTCGAAGAGGAAGATTTTGATGAAGATTTAATGAGGCTTCCAAACGGCTACTGGCTGTTTAATAAAGGAGACAGTACATTAATGCTTGACTTGGGTAGAATGCACAGGCTGGTGGTTGCCGAGAATAATAAAAGCTCAAAAAAAACCACTACCAATAGCCATTCATTACTGTTTTCTCTGGAATATCACATGAATGAAATTGAACATGTAAAGTATAAATCTTTTAAAAAATACCTTCCTGGCCTGGGATTTGAAACAACAACCGCTCATGGAAATGTATTGAGAATAGACGCGGTTCCGGAAGGTATGAAAGAGACTCAGGTGATAAAATTTCTGGAGAATCTTTTTGAAATATTAGAATATAAAACGGAAGAAGAATTTATGCAACATTATCAAAATCAGTGGGGTAAGATGAATTCTAAATCTCGATTCGATTTTATTTATAAAGCCGATGCTGAGCAGTTAATTAAAGATTTCACCGCATTAGGCTTTCCGGAATTTTTACCAACAGGAAAAAGATGCTTCTTTGAAGTTCCTTTCAATGATTTTAAAAATAAATTTTAA
- a CDS encoding BrxA/BrxB family bacilliredoxin has product MYPQDLVLPMKAELTDKGFEDLTTPTQVEEALKQSGTTLLVINSVCGCAAGAARPGVVYSLTGEKKPDHLTTVFAGFDTEAVVEARKHLAPFPPSSPCVALFKDGELVHMLERHHIEGNPAGAIAANLQAAYDEYC; this is encoded by the coding sequence ATGTATCCACAAGATTTAGTACTGCCTATGAAGGCTGAACTTACAGATAAAGGCTTCGAAGACTTAACGACACCAACGCAGGTAGAAGAAGCATTAAAACAATCGGGAACCACTCTACTGGTGATCAACTCTGTATGCGGATGTGCTGCCGGAGCTGCAAGACCGGGAGTTGTATATTCTTTGACAGGTGAGAAAAAACCTGATCATTTAACGACTGTTTTCGCTGGTTTCGATACTGAGGCAGTTGTAGAAGCGAGAAAGCATTTAGCACCATTCCCTCCAAGCTCACCATGTGTGGCTCTTTTTAAAGACGGAGAATTGGTTCATATGCTTGAAAGACACCACATCGAAGGAAACCCTGCAGGAGCAATTGCTGCCAACCTTCAGGCTGCTTATGACGAGTATTGCTAA
- a CDS encoding GatB/YqeY domain-containing protein, whose protein sequence is MSLEHTISEAIKTAMRAKDRVALDSLRAVKSQILLLQTEARGAEVTAEQEIAILQRMVKQRKDSYDQFTAQGRNDLAEVEDAQMKIIEQFLPKQLSAEELEAEMKNIIAETGAESVKDLGKVMGVASKTLAGKSDGKSISEMAKKLLS, encoded by the coding sequence ATGAGTTTAGAACATACCATAAGCGAAGCTATAAAAACAGCAATGAGAGCAAAAGACAGAGTTGCTTTGGACTCTCTTCGTGCTGTAAAATCTCAAATATTATTGCTGCAAACTGAAGCCAGAGGTGCAGAAGTAACAGCAGAACAGGAAATTGCTATTCTTCAGAGAATGGTAAAACAGCGTAAAGATTCTTACGATCAGTTTACCGCGCAGGGAAGAAATGACCTTGCGGAAGTAGAAGATGCTCAGATGAAAATTATTGAGCAATTTTTACCAAAGCAACTTTCTGCTGAAGAGTTGGAAGCAGAAATGAAAAATATTATTGCTGAAACTGGCGCTGAATCTGTGAAAGATTTAGGAAAAGTAATGGGAGTAGCCTCAAAAACATTAGCCGGAAAATCTGACGGAAAAAGTATTTCCGAGATGGCGAAAAAGCTGCTTTCTTAA
- a CDS encoding rhomboid family intramembrane serine protease, with protein MFNNIPPITRNIIIINAIVFVVANFIFKDQLIEALAGFYPFSPFFKSWQVITHMFMHGSIMHILFNMLTLFSFGPILEHALGEKRYLILYFASGLGAFALFNLWNFVEVQQITSALNELGFNTNAYLAGAEVHFSGSSEAIVKQQELVENLKNIVATPMVGASGAIFGVVAAFATLYPDAKIAMMFIPVPMKVKYLMPVLIVISVFLGVSGNVGGIAHLAHVGGALVGFILAWSWRKHLYRFN; from the coding sequence ATGTTTAACAATATACCGCCGATTACAAGAAATATCATCATCATCAATGCGATCGTATTTGTGGTGGCTAATTTTATCTTTAAAGATCAACTTATAGAGGCTTTGGCAGGCTTTTATCCTTTTTCTCCCTTTTTCAAATCATGGCAGGTGATTACGCATATGTTTATGCACGGGAGTATAATGCATATTCTTTTTAATATGCTGACTTTGTTCAGTTTCGGCCCTATTTTGGAGCACGCATTAGGGGAAAAGAGATATTTGATTCTGTATTTTGCCAGCGGTTTGGGAGCATTTGCCCTGTTCAATCTCTGGAATTTTGTTGAGGTTCAGCAGATTACATCGGCTTTAAATGAATTGGGATTTAATACCAATGCTTATCTGGCGGGGGCTGAAGTTCATTTTTCGGGATCATCAGAAGCTATTGTAAAGCAGCAGGAGCTGGTGGAAAACTTGAAGAATATCGTTGCAACACCTATGGTGGGAGCTTCAGGTGCTATTTTTGGTGTCGTTGCTGCATTTGCGACTCTGTATCCCGATGCGAAGATTGCCATGATGTTTATTCCCGTTCCTATGAAGGTTAAATATTTAATGCCTGTTCTTATTGTAATTTCAGTATTTTTGGGTGTTTCAGGAAATGTTGGAGGGATTGCCCATCTGGCTCATGTGGGTGGGGCTCTGGTTGGTTTTATTTTGGCATGGAGCTGGAGAAAGCATTTGTATAGATTTAATTAA
- a CDS encoding GH3 auxin-responsive promoter family protein, whose product MATKALFNTVVNWFIRQRIDQIQNFMDHPIETQKGILFSQLFHAEDTEYGRKYGFNSISSYEDFKNKVPIVTYEDFEPYIEKARQGQKDVTWPGYIKHFAKSSGTTNAKSKFIPISAESLEYCHMKAGKDMVSIYANNHPENQLFNYKNLRLGGSSELYADFNTKFGDLSAILIDNLPFWVEITTTPSKKVSLMGEWESKLNAITSEVKNEDVGSILGVPSWMMVLLQRVLKETDVDSVSELWPNLEVFFHGGISFKPYKEQFKQIIGKNINYYEIYNASEGFFGIQDRPNSDEMLLMLDYGIFYEFIPMDQFHYSHPKVVSLEDVEAGKNYAMVITTNGGLWRYLIGDTVIFTSVNPFRIKITGRTKHYINAFGEELMITNVESALSKACNETQASVTDFTGAPVFMKENEGGAHEWIFEFCKKPDDIESFIDIFDQHLKSINSDYEAKRYNNMTLKRPIVHVAKPNLFYSWLESKGKLGGQNKVPRLSNDREYIEPLLDLNYK is encoded by the coding sequence ATGGCAACGAAAGCACTTTTCAATACTGTGGTCAACTGGTTTATCCGCCAAAGGATAGATCAGATACAGAATTTTATGGATCATCCCATTGAAACACAGAAGGGAATTTTATTTTCACAACTGTTTCATGCTGAGGATACTGAATACGGCAGAAAATATGGTTTTAATTCTATTTCGAGCTATGAGGATTTTAAAAATAAAGTTCCTATCGTTACCTACGAAGATTTTGAACCTTATATTGAAAAGGCAAGACAAGGGCAAAAGGATGTCACCTGGCCAGGATACATCAAGCATTTTGCAAAGTCTTCGGGCACAACCAATGCAAAGAGCAAATTCATCCCTATTTCCGCAGAAAGCCTTGAATATTGCCATATGAAAGCAGGAAAGGACATGGTTTCCATTTATGCCAATAATCATCCTGAAAATCAGTTATTCAATTATAAAAATTTACGTTTAGGAGGAAGTTCTGAATTATACGCCGACTTTAATACCAAATTCGGGGATCTATCTGCTATTTTGATTGATAACCTTCCGTTTTGGGTGGAGATCACCACCACGCCAAGCAAAAAGGTTTCTCTGATGGGAGAATGGGAAAGTAAACTTAATGCAATTACATCTGAAGTTAAAAATGAAGATGTCGGAAGTATTTTAGGCGTTCCGAGCTGGATGATGGTTTTGCTTCAACGCGTTTTGAAAGAAACCGATGTAGACAGTGTTTCTGAATTGTGGCCCAACCTCGAAGTTTTCTTTCATGGCGGAATCAGTTTTAAACCTTACAAGGAACAGTTCAAGCAGATTATCGGAAAAAACATCAATTATTACGAAATCTATAATGCTTCCGAAGGCTTTTTTGGAATCCAGGACAGACCAAATAGTGATGAAATGCTTTTGATGTTGGATTATGGCATTTTTTACGAGTTTATCCCGATGGATCAATTTCACTATTCCCATCCGAAAGTCGTAAGCCTGGAAGACGTGGAAGCAGGTAAAAATTATGCCATGGTGATTACGACCAATGGTGGACTTTGGAGGTATTTAATTGGAGATACCGTCATTTTTACCTCAGTAAATCCTTTCAGAATAAAAATTACGGGTCGTACGAAACATTATATCAATGCTTTTGGAGAAGAATTAATGATTACCAATGTAGAATCTGCCCTTTCCAAAGCCTGTAATGAAACCCAAGCGTCTGTAACCGATTTTACCGGAGCTCCAGTTTTTATGAAGGAAAATGAAGGGGGTGCCCACGAGTGGATTTTTGAATTCTGTAAGAAACCAGACGATATCGAAAGTTTTATCGATATTTTTGATCAGCATTTGAAGTCCATTAATTCCGATTACGAAGCTAAGCGTTATAATAACATGACCTTAAAAAGGCCGATAGTGCATGTTGCGAAGCCTAATTTATTTTACTCATGGTTAGAGTCAAAAGGAAAGCTCGGAGGCCAAAATAAGGTTCCCAGACTAAGCAATGACAGAGAATATATAGAGCCCTTGCTAGATCTTAATTATAAATAA
- the ftsA gene encoding cell division protein FtsA, whose amino-acid sequence MENQEYSVGLDIGTTKIVAIVGRRNAHGKIEVLGVGKAKSLGVHKGIVNNISQTINSIKAAVSEAQSSAGVPIRKVTVGIAGKHIRSLQHSDYIMREHPDKFITDDDIEALKDQVKKLVMLPGEEIIHVLPQEYKVDSEGEIQEPVGMHGKRLEANFHVVVGQMGSIRNIARCVREAGLEMEALTLEPLASSEAVLTKEEKEAGVAIVDIGGGTTDIAIFKDNIIRHTCVIPYGGGIITEDIKEGCSIIEKHAEQLKVKFGSAVPELEKDSTYVTIPGLHGRPDKEISLKTLAQIINARVEEILEMVNTELKAYGAFEQKKKLIAGIVLTGGGSNLKHLRQLANYTTGFDSRIGFANEYIANDKNQYLKGPEFATSIGLLMESLKIRDKKQNALAEEEIVPEKPKQEAAKAPVETAQPVVQQIAPIQEQEVVPQPQESKRAAKLTFGQSLMEKVKKFFEEVE is encoded by the coding sequence ATGGAAAATCAAGAGTATTCAGTAGGTCTGGACATTGGGACAACGAAGATTGTCGCCATTGTCGGAAGGAGGAATGCACACGGGAAAATAGAAGTTCTCGGTGTTGGTAAGGCCAAAAGTCTTGGGGTTCATAAAGGGATTGTGAACAATATTTCGCAAACCATTAATTCAATCAAAGCAGCTGTGTCTGAAGCACAGTCAAGTGCTGGTGTTCCTATCCGCAAAGTTACGGTAGGAATTGCAGGAAAACATATTCGTTCTCTACAGCACTCTGATTATATTATGCGTGAACATCCGGATAAGTTCATTACCGATGACGACATTGAAGCGTTAAAAGATCAGGTAAAAAAGCTGGTCATGCTTCCCGGTGAAGAAATCATCCACGTACTTCCTCAGGAGTATAAGGTAGATTCTGAAGGTGAAATTCAGGAGCCTGTGGGAATGCATGGGAAACGTTTGGAGGCTAATTTCCACGTTGTTGTAGGACAAATGGGAAGCATCCGAAACATCGCAAGATGCGTTCGTGAAGCAGGTCTGGAAATGGAAGCTCTTACCTTGGAACCTTTAGCATCATCTGAAGCTGTATTGACAAAAGAAGAAAAAGAAGCCGGAGTGGCCATCGTAGACATTGGTGGTGGTACTACGGATATTGCTATATTCAAAGATAATATTATTCGTCATACGTGTGTGATCCCTTACGGAGGTGGAATTATCACGGAAGACATTAAAGAAGGCTGTTCGATCATCGAAAAACATGCAGAACAACTGAAGGTAAAATTCGGTTCTGCAGTTCCTGAGCTTGAAAAAGACAGTACGTATGTGACCATTCCGGGGCTTCATGGAAGACCTGACAAAGAGATTTCGTTAAAAACTTTAGCACAGATCATCAATGCGAGAGTTGAAGAAATCCTTGAAATGGTAAATACAGAATTAAAAGCTTATGGTGCGTTTGAACAAAAGAAAAAACTGATTGCAGGAATTGTTTTGACGGGTGGTGGTTCTAATCTGAAGCATCTTCGTCAGCTAGCCAATTATACAACAGGTTTCGACAGCAGAATTGGTTTTGCAAATGAATACATTGCGAATGATAAAAACCAGTATCTTAAAGGTCCGGAATTTGCTACTTCCATTGGATTGTTGATGGAAAGTTTAAAAATTCGCGACAAAAAGCAGAACGCTTTGGCGGAAGAAGAAATTGTTCCCGAAAAACCAAAGCAGGAAGCAGCAAAAGCACCTGTTGAAACTGCACAACCAGTAGTTCAGCAAATTGCGCCTATTCAGGAACAGGAAGTTGTTCCTCAGCCACAGGAAAGCAAGAGGGCGGCAAAGTTGACATTCGGCCAGTCGCTTATGGAGAAAGTTAAAAAATTCTTTGAAGAAGTAGAGTAA